A genomic window from Sulfurospirillum diekertiae includes:
- the istB gene encoding IS21-like element helper ATPase IstB: MELDTSIDELCKELKLSIIGEKYHDIASMAAKENWQYTQFLEEVLRVEVDNRLGRSKNMLTKLAGFPVIKTLEQFDYTFSVGVNRKQIEELSSLIFVKKYENIILLGESGVGKTHLAIALALKAVQHRYKVRFTTISELLSNANRAKKEKKYDSFLKSIASPSVLVIDEIGYFNMSKEEANHFFQIISKRYEKSSTIFTSNLVFSKWVQVFAGDKIVTTAILDRVLHHSHIINIQGDSYRLKEKETNRSFTLRNL; encoded by the coding sequence ATGGAGTTAGATACCTCTATCGATGAGTTATGTAAAGAACTCAAGCTCTCTATCATAGGCGAAAAATATCATGATATTGCCAGTATGGCAGCTAAAGAGAATTGGCAATATACACAGTTCTTGGAGGAGGTATTACGAGTGGAAGTAGATAATAGACTAGGAAGGTCTAAAAATATGTTGACCAAACTCGCAGGATTCCCAGTTATTAAGACATTAGAGCAGTTTGATTACACTTTCTCCGTTGGCGTGAACCGTAAACAGATTGAAGAACTCTCAAGCCTAATATTTGTTAAAAAGTATGAGAACATCATCCTCTTAGGTGAAAGTGGTGTGGGTAAAACACATCTTGCTATTGCGCTAGCACTCAAAGCGGTGCAACATCGCTATAAAGTAAGATTTACCACCATAAGTGAGCTTTTAAGTAATGCAAATAGAGCCAAAAAAGAGAAAAAATATGATAGCTTCTTGAAATCTATCGCCTCTCCATCGGTACTTGTCATTGATGAGATTGGATATTTCAATATGAGCAAAGAAGAAGCCAATCACTTTTTTCAAATTATTTCTAAACGCTATGAAAAAAGCTCTACCATTTTTACTTCAAATCTTGTATTTAGTAAATGGGTTCAAGTCTTTGCAGGAGATAAAATCGTTACAACCGCTATATTAGATCGAGTGTTACATCACTCACATATCATCAATATTCAAGGAGATAGCTACCGACTTAAAGAGAAAGAAACAAACAGGAGTTTTACACTCAGAAATCTATAA
- the istA gene encoding IS21 family transposase: MLKKGEIKMIKKFLAEGFSKSAIARKLGISRETVRRYANLPDDYIPHINRPPVINSVDPYLPHIAKMLETAEQQKSEIPLTVIYEEIKKLGYDGSLRWLQQVILRYELRARAKLDEPIIRFETKPAQQMQVDWVEFPKDNLSAFVATMGYSRASYVEYVNNEKIETLIGCHMNAFAYFGGVPKECLYDNMKTVILSRNDYGKGDHRFNPLFADFAKHCGFSIKVCKPYRAKTKGKVERFNHYLRYNFHNGLRVRLSMKHYTLTLDNANAEVLKWLDNTANKRIHQTTLQMPFELLAQEQLQLLPVPKAYQGIHPKALIESVAKKYSPINSHKDLEIIYPQ, encoded by the coding sequence ATGTTAAAAAAAGGTGAAATTAAAATGATAAAGAAGTTTTTAGCTGAAGGGTTTAGTAAAAGTGCCATTGCTAGAAAGTTAGGTATTTCAAGAGAAACTGTAAGGCGCTATGCCAATCTTCCAGATGATTATATTCCCCATATCAATAGACCTCCTGTGATTAACAGTGTTGATCCTTATTTGCCACATATCGCCAAGATGTTAGAGACGGCAGAGCAGCAGAAAAGTGAAATACCCTTAACCGTCATTTATGAAGAGATTAAGAAGCTTGGATATGATGGAAGTCTAAGGTGGCTTCAACAAGTCATACTAAGATATGAGCTTAGAGCTCGAGCCAAATTAGATGAGCCTATTATACGCTTTGAAACCAAACCAGCCCAGCAGATGCAAGTTGACTGGGTAGAGTTTCCCAAGGATAATTTATCCGCCTTTGTAGCGACGATGGGTTACTCTAGAGCATCTTATGTGGAATACGTTAATAATGAGAAGATTGAGACCTTGATAGGGTGCCATATGAACGCTTTTGCCTACTTTGGTGGTGTTCCAAAAGAGTGTTTATATGACAATATGAAAACTGTCATATTGTCACGAAATGACTATGGTAAAGGTGATCATAGATTCAATCCCTTGTTTGCTGACTTTGCCAAACACTGTGGATTTAGTATCAAAGTATGCAAACCCTATCGCGCTAAAACCAAAGGAAAAGTTGAGAGATTTAACCATTATCTGCGGTATAACTTTCATAATGGATTACGAGTGAGACTCTCTATGAAACATTACACATTAACGCTTGATAATGCAAATGCGGAAGTTCTAAAATGGTTGGACAATACCGCCAATAAACGCATCCACCAAACGACATTACAGATGCCATTTGAGTTGTTAGCACAGGAGCAGTTACAGCTACTTCCTGTGCCTAAAGCCTATCAAGGAATCCACCCTAAAGCTTTGATTGAAAGTGTAGCTAAAAAATATTCCCCAATCAATTCTCACAAAGACTTGGAAATTATATATCCCCAATAG
- the nrfD gene encoding NrfD/PsrC family molybdoenzyme membrane anchor subunit gives MNGAINFTHGFSHGVEWGWPIAVYLLLAGISGGALIVALLVRFYKKQHEDTPLLKAASLVSFVTIAFGMVFLVGDLEKPLYFWKILIHYNFTSVMSIGVMAISIYIPLTLIMCLYMFEKEISVVLAKKSQLVSYFAMIMAVLTRFRPFIEVLSVIFAVVICAYTGFLISVLVRFPILNTAILPALFVVSGLSAGTASASMVASYLFKEDTHSSDLKTLHTIEWPIMAVEIMLIAMLFVSLLVGNEFQQTTTVAFKSGIYATLFWVGVMGVGFGLPLVLNFVLGKKIASTHMAFYLSGLASVLGVLCLRMFIIYAGQTFGV, from the coding sequence ATGAATGGAGCTATTAATTTTACACATGGATTTTCACATGGCGTTGAGTGGGGATGGCCCATCGCGGTGTATCTTCTCCTTGCGGGTATCTCAGGGGGTGCATTGATCGTTGCTTTGTTGGTACGTTTCTATAAAAAACAACATGAAGATACGCCACTGCTCAAAGCGGCTTCTTTAGTCTCCTTTGTGACGATTGCGTTTGGTATGGTCTTTTTGGTGGGTGATCTTGAAAAACCACTCTATTTTTGGAAAATTTTGATTCATTATAATTTCACATCGGTCATGTCCATTGGTGTTATGGCGATTTCGATCTATATTCCCTTAACACTCATTATGTGTCTTTATATGTTTGAGAAAGAAATTTCAGTGGTGCTGGCAAAGAAGAGCCAACTGGTAAGCTATTTTGCGATGATTATGGCTGTATTGACGCGATTTCGCCCTTTCATTGAAGTGTTAAGCGTCATTTTTGCAGTCGTTATTTGTGCTTATACCGGTTTTTTAATTTCAGTTTTGGTACGCTTTCCTATCTTAAATACAGCGATTTTACCAGCCCTTTTTGTGGTTTCTGGACTTTCTGCTGGAACGGCGTCAGCGAGTATGGTAGCTTCGTATCTATTCAAAGAAGATACGCACTCCTCTGATCTTAAAACACTCCATACGATTGAATGGCCTATTATGGCAGTTGAGATTATGTTGATTGCGATGTTATTTGTCTCTTTATTGGTGGGCAATGAGTTTCAACAAACGACCACGGTTGCCTTTAAAAGTGGTATCTATGCAACGTTGTTTTGGGTCGGTGTCATGGGAGTTGGTTTTGGACTTCCTCTTGTTCTCAACTTTGTTTTAGGCAAAAAAATTGCTTCGACACACATGGCGTTTTACCTTTCTGGGTTGGCAAGTGTTTTAGGTGTTTTGTGCCTTAGAATGTTTATTATTTACGCAGGACAAACGTTTGGCGTGTAA
- the ccsA gene encoding cytochrome c biogenesis protein has product MKFISILGKLFFSYKFILFMLFLLGLGAGVATFIESVYDTQTAKILVYDASWYEAVMLLLTLALIGIIYKNKMWKKLGAFILHLAFVAILIGAGLTRYTGYEGIIHIREGLSENEMLSVKAYLQIKTEKESFEYPLALAQMGNNSFSYREIIDGKPLHVNYKSYHAGSKGELGTLMVEVTYDNKTKTAKIEGGAGWIEPPTLLHFDNVEIALAWGSKVVELPFALKLVNFQLERYAGSQSPSSYASEIEVHDKAEERTLPYRIFMNHPLHYKGYTFFQSSYDTDEKGTILEVNKDPGKWPTYFGYLLLCVGFIGNFFTKGSRFLKLRSFLQKSALTLFLPLLLCSSTFLKADTADSLEQFRKNSRDHANGAFSALLVQDYMGRIKPISTEAVEIVNKIAGKSSLFGLSPEQVILGMSSNAVLWQELPIIKLSNANIKKALNLPPETEYVSFASMFDAEGYYKLAKQVASANQKTQKRRDTFDTDVIKFDEKLNVAYLTLKGVFFKFIPIPNDPAHKWIAPNDAFDHPMISSDVKSMLNDYFVALQDGVTNNHWESANIALAKLKENQRSTSGDMLPSDTRVQAEVLYNHMGLFQKLVGFYFVLGIGAFMLAVFSIFTCKSYPKLEKGVLYLFLAGFIVHTLGLALRWYISGHAPWSDSYESMVYIGWSASFAGVMVFRKSILSLSAAAILAAIVMLVAHMSFVNPQITNLVPVLKSYWLTIHVSVITASYGFLGMGALLGLMALVLMLFKNKKNALRINEQIRHIAAINEISLIIGLSMLTVGNFFGGIWANESWGRYWGWDPKETWAFVSIIVYAMIVHLRFIPKLNSIYVFSIASLLGYTSIIMTYFGVNFYLTGMHSYAATGESPDVPSFVYYTLIMLLSLCALAYKGRDVKGI; this is encoded by the coding sequence ATGAAGTTCATCAGCATTTTAGGAAAACTCTTTTTTTCGTATAAGTTTATCCTCTTCATGTTATTTCTCTTAGGTTTGGGTGCGGGTGTTGCGACGTTTATTGAGAGTGTTTACGACACCCAAACCGCCAAAATATTAGTCTATGATGCTTCATGGTATGAAGCCGTGATGCTTTTGTTGACGCTTGCCCTTATAGGGATTATCTACAAAAATAAAATGTGGAAAAAGCTGGGTGCTTTTATCTTGCATCTTGCATTTGTTGCCATTCTCATTGGTGCAGGATTGACGCGTTATACGGGATATGAGGGCATTATTCACATCAGAGAGGGACTCAGTGAAAATGAGATGCTCAGTGTTAAAGCCTACTTACAAATTAAAACAGAGAAAGAATCCTTTGAATATCCGCTAGCCTTAGCGCAAATGGGCAATAATAGCTTTTCCTATCGTGAAATAATCGATGGGAAACCTTTACATGTAAACTACAAAAGCTATCATGCAGGCTCCAAAGGGGAACTTGGTACGCTGATGGTGGAAGTCACCTATGATAATAAAACAAAAACAGCCAAGATAGAAGGTGGAGCAGGGTGGATAGAACCTCCAACACTGCTTCATTTTGATAATGTTGAAATAGCGCTCGCTTGGGGTTCAAAAGTGGTCGAACTTCCTTTTGCCCTTAAATTGGTTAATTTTCAACTAGAGCGATATGCTGGCTCACAAAGTCCCTCTTCGTATGCCAGCGAGATTGAAGTGCACGATAAAGCAGAAGAGCGCACCTTGCCTTACCGCATTTTTATGAATCATCCTTTGCACTATAAAGGGTATACCTTTTTTCAATCTTCCTACGATACCGATGAAAAAGGAACGATTTTGGAAGTCAATAAAGACCCTGGCAAATGGCCAACGTATTTTGGGTATTTACTGCTTTGCGTAGGATTTATCGGTAACTTTTTTACCAAAGGAAGCCGATTTTTAAAATTGCGCTCTTTCCTTCAAAAAAGCGCTTTGACCCTTTTCTTACCGCTACTTCTTTGTTCATCTACTTTTTTAAAAGCAGATACCGCCGATTCGCTTGAGCAGTTTCGCAAAAACTCACGTGATCATGCCAATGGAGCGTTTAGTGCTTTATTGGTGCAAGATTATATGGGACGCATTAAGCCTATTAGCACCGAAGCGGTTGAAATTGTCAATAAAATAGCGGGCAAAAGCTCTCTTTTTGGACTCAGCCCTGAGCAGGTGATCTTAGGGATGAGCTCCAACGCCGTTCTTTGGCAAGAGCTTCCTATCATCAAACTCTCCAACGCTAACATTAAAAAAGCGCTCAATCTACCCCCTGAAACAGAGTATGTAAGTTTTGCTTCTATGTTTGATGCAGAAGGCTACTATAAACTGGCAAAACAGGTGGCAAGTGCCAATCAAAAAACGCAAAAAAGACGGGATACCTTTGATACCGATGTCATTAAATTTGATGAAAAACTCAATGTCGCTTACCTTACGTTAAAAGGTGTCTTTTTTAAATTTATTCCGATTCCCAATGATCCTGCGCATAAATGGATCGCTCCGAATGACGCCTTTGACCATCCGATGATTAGTAGTGACGTTAAAAGCATGCTGAATGACTACTTTGTAGCGCTTCAAGACGGTGTGACAAATAACCACTGGGAGAGTGCCAACATAGCACTTGCGAAGCTCAAAGAAAATCAACGCAGTACCAGTGGCGATATGTTGCCAAGCGATACACGCGTACAGGCTGAAGTGCTTTATAACCATATGGGGCTGTTCCAAAAACTTGTTGGATTTTACTTTGTGCTTGGCATTGGTGCATTCATGTTGGCTGTCTTTTCCATCTTTACATGTAAAAGTTATCCAAAGCTTGAAAAAGGTGTTCTATACCTCTTTTTGGCAGGATTTATCGTGCATACATTAGGGTTGGCATTGAGGTGGTATATCTCAGGACATGCCCCATGGAGTGACTCGTATGAGTCGATGGTCTATATCGGTTGGTCAGCAAGTTTTGCAGGTGTGATGGTCTTTCGCAAATCCATTCTCTCCCTCTCAGCAGCTGCCATACTCGCTGCCATCGTGATGCTGGTCGCACACATGAGTTTTGTCAACCCTCAAATCACCAATCTAGTTCCTGTTTTAAAATCGTATTGGCTGACGATTCATGTCTCGGTGATTACGGCAAGTTATGGCTTTTTGGGCATGGGTGCACTGCTTGGTTTAATGGCTTTAGTATTGATGCTCTTTAAAAATAAGAAAAATGCGTTACGCATTAACGAGCAGATCAGGCATATCGCCGCAATCAATGAAATTAGCCTTATCATCGGGCTTTCCATGCTTACGGTTGGAAACTTCTTTGGGGGAATTTGGGCAAATGAGTCATGGGGACGTTACTGGGGTTGGGATCCTAAAGAGACATGGGCATTTGTCTCTATCATTGTGTATGCCATGATCGTACATCTTCGTTTTATCCCAAAACTGAACTCCATCTATGTCTTTTCCATTGCGTCACTTTTGGGTTATACGTCCATCATTATGACTTATTTTGGGGTTAATTTTTACCTGACGGGTATGCACTCGTACGCCGCAACGGGTGAAAGTCCTGACGTTCCAAGTTTTGTTTATTATACGTTGATCATGCTTCTTAGTCTTTGTGCGTTAGCGTATAAAGGTAGAGATGTTAAGGGCATTTAG
- a CDS encoding SEL1-like repeat protein yields the protein MKKELLILIACAVMAQAGFIKEGIEAKESGDHQKLVEIYDKACNEGKASGCYNLAVLYAEGTGNVTKDFTKAVKLYEKACDGNFASACYNLALLYAGGTDGVKQDFTKASELYEKSCADNEGCTNLGLLYANGAGVKQSYTKAAELYTKACKNEDLMGCNNLGFLYAGGKGVTQDYKKASEYYQKTCDGNVAVGCDNLGLLYAAGKGVAQDYKKSSELYEKACKSGYDQSCNNLGILYAEGKGVSVDNAKAKELFKGTCDKGLQVGCENAQLLEKITKK from the coding sequence ATGAAAAAAGAGCTACTGATCTTAATAGCGTGTGCCGTGATGGCTCAGGCAGGTTTTATCAAAGAAGGTATAGAAGCCAAAGAGAGTGGTGATCATCAAAAATTGGTTGAAATTTACGACAAAGCGTGCAATGAAGGCAAAGCTTCAGGGTGTTATAACCTTGCGGTACTTTATGCTGAAGGTACTGGCAATGTCACCAAAGATTTTACAAAAGCGGTTAAACTGTATGAAAAAGCGTGCGATGGCAACTTTGCTTCTGCTTGTTACAACCTAGCGCTCTTATATGCAGGTGGCACGGATGGTGTGAAGCAAGACTTCACAAAAGCAAGCGAACTGTATGAAAAATCGTGTGCGGATAATGAAGGATGTACCAATTTAGGACTCTTGTATGCCAATGGCGCGGGTGTCAAACAAAGCTATACCAAAGCGGCAGAACTGTACACCAAAGCGTGTAAGAATGAAGATTTGATGGGATGCAATAACCTAGGCTTCCTGTATGCTGGTGGAAAAGGGGTGACACAAGATTATAAAAAAGCAAGTGAATACTACCAAAAAACCTGCGATGGTAATGTGGCGGTAGGATGCGATAATCTAGGGCTTTTATACGCAGCAGGAAAAGGGGTTGCGCAAGATTATAAAAAATCAAGTGAATTATACGAAAAAGCCTGCAAGAGCGGTTACGATCAAAGCTGTAACAATCTTGGTATTTTATACGCAGAGGGTAAAGGGGTAAGCGTGGATAACGCAAAAGCCAAAGAGCTCTTTAAAGGTACCTGTGACAAAGGACTTCAAGTCGGTTGTGAAAATGCTCAACTCTTAGAGAAAATAACCAAAAAATAA
- a CDS encoding nitrous oxide reductase accessory protein NosL — translation MMLRAVFILSILLNISYAQMFQTVPEVNATLIQSGNDKYACPNCGMHLVKFYKTSHTHANHQYCSIHCLYEATQGVIPEDAKVVDTITLELIDVKKAFYVVGSKVRGTMTRTSSYAFGSEKDAQTFATDNGGKIMNFEQAYAVAAEDFPKDFAKPTPSKLASSAKIEVPQDAKCPVCGMFVAKYPQWVAMIEGEKTYYFDGVKDMMKYYFAQKISAEKLFVSDYYKLLKLEATKAFYVQGSNVYGPMGSELIPFATQEEALGFAHDHDGQKVLPFEEITEMMVKNL, via the coding sequence ATGATGTTACGAGCGGTTTTCATTTTATCTATTTTACTCAATATTTCCTATGCGCAGATGTTTCAAACCGTTCCTGAAGTCAATGCAACCCTTATCCAATCTGGAAATGACAAATACGCGTGTCCGAATTGTGGGATGCATTTGGTCAAGTTTTACAAAACCAGTCACACCCACGCCAACCATCAGTATTGCTCCATTCACTGCCTTTATGAAGCGACCCAAGGGGTAATCCCCGAAGATGCCAAAGTGGTCGATACGATCACGCTAGAGCTCATTGATGTGAAAAAAGCGTTTTACGTTGTGGGGAGTAAAGTGCGAGGTACGATGACGCGCACGAGCAGTTACGCCTTTGGAAGCGAAAAAGACGCACAGACGTTTGCCACAGACAATGGCGGTAAAATCATGAATTTTGAGCAAGCGTATGCGGTTGCGGCAGAGGATTTTCCCAAAGATTTTGCCAAACCAACACCTTCCAAATTAGCGTCAAGTGCTAAAATCGAAGTACCTCAAGATGCCAAATGCCCCGTGTGTGGCATGTTTGTTGCCAAATACCCGCAATGGGTTGCGATGATTGAGGGTGAAAAAACGTACTATTTTGATGGCGTGAAAGATATGATGAAGTACTATTTTGCGCAAAAGATCAGTGCGGAGAAGCTTTTTGTGAGTGATTATTACAAGCTTTTAAAACTCGAAGCCACCAAAGCGTTTTACGTCCAAGGCTCGAATGTGTATGGACCAATGGGCAGTGAACTAATCCCTTTTGCCACGCAAGAAGAAGCGCTTGGTTTTGCACATGACCATGATGGTCAAAAGGTGCTTCCTTTTGAAGAAATTACCGAAATGATGGTCAAAAACCTATGA
- a CDS encoding ABC transporter permease, giving the protein MPSKNFIEYAILLLFKDRNDHLFSFLIFSFIVFILSSVLFISDSLQYDLIQSIKSHPQIVVENTRAGRAYEMHDGYVYDITQITGVSNVEGVVDGYYYFAQKRVWFHVIGDAHLAKDEMVIGQGVQKEMAELYYKDVFHFLNEERMIAVKIDKIAPKGTNIISNDAIYLNPNTARAVLGMEMDEYSKLYVTVPNPNEVSEIALKIVELYPSVKATSQADAIGAVRHLYYYKGGIFMILYVIAMVSFFILLKNQVGLVYGEKKKEIAILRSLGFCIKDIIALKFIQNAVVSISAYLLGVALAYVYVFVFNAPYLRNIFLGSELENSVLLTPVVDLNLLFLIFLFGVIPFLAFVILPAWKIAISDMSEAVKS; this is encoded by the coding sequence ATGCCCAGTAAAAATTTTATAGAGTATGCGATTTTACTGCTCTTTAAAGACCGCAATGATCATCTTTTTAGCTTTTTGATCTTCTCTTTTATTGTCTTTATTTTAAGTTCGGTGCTCTTTATCTCTGATTCGCTGCAATACGATCTGATTCAAAGTATCAAATCACATCCGCAGATTGTGGTCGAAAACACCAGAGCGGGGCGTGCGTATGAGATGCACGATGGTTATGTCTATGATATTACGCAGATCACGGGAGTGAGCAACGTCGAGGGCGTTGTGGACGGGTACTATTATTTTGCGCAAAAACGGGTGTGGTTTCACGTCATTGGCGATGCTCATTTGGCTAAAGATGAGATGGTCATCGGGCAGGGCGTGCAAAAAGAGATGGCGGAGCTTTACTATAAAGATGTGTTTCATTTTCTCAACGAAGAGCGCATGATCGCCGTCAAAATCGATAAAATTGCTCCCAAAGGCACCAACATTATCTCCAATGATGCGATTTATCTCAATCCCAACACGGCGCGTGCTGTTTTGGGCATGGAGATGGATGAGTACTCAAAGCTCTATGTCACCGTTCCCAATCCAAATGAAGTGAGCGAAATCGCACTCAAAATTGTCGAGCTTTACCCCAGTGTCAAAGCCACTTCGCAAGCCGATGCCATCGGTGCCGTGCGCCATTTGTACTACTACAAAGGGGGCATTTTTATGATTCTCTACGTGATTGCAATGGTTTCGTTTTTCATTCTGCTTAAAAATCAGGTCGGGTTGGTTTATGGTGAGAAGAAAAAAGAGATTGCGATTTTGCGCAGTCTTGGTTTTTGCATTAAAGACATTATCGCGCTCAAATTCATTCAAAATGCCGTGGTTTCGATCAGTGCTTATCTTTTGGGTGTGGCGCTGGCGTATGTTTATGTTTTTGTCTTCAATGCGCCTTATCTGCGCAATATTTTTCTTGGAAGCGAGCTTGAAAACAGCGTCTTGCTCACCCCTGTGGTCGATCTGAATCTGCTCTTTTTGATCTTCCTTTTTGGCGTGATTCCGTTCTTGGCATTTGTCATTTTACCTGCATGGAAAATCGCCATCAGCGACATGAGTGAGGCGGTGAAATCATGA
- a CDS encoding ABC transporter ATP-binding protein, which translates to MSNIVIKNLHKLYNLGKPNAFSALKNINLSIDDGQIVILKGVSGSGKSTLLSLIGGLSKPSEGEILIHEQNIAKLPDIMSSAFRHKEIGFIFQSFNLLEGLSVYQNILAPLSLTSLSKEAIHESINRAMSLANIEHKKDQKVGSLSGGERQRCAIARAVVMNPEIILADEPTANLDKENSLMFIEILKKFKALHKTVIIATHDILFDDLECIDRYVHMRDGELVE; encoded by the coding sequence ATGAGTAACATTGTCATTAAAAACCTGCATAAACTCTATAACCTGGGCAAACCCAACGCCTTTTCAGCACTTAAAAATATCAACTTAAGCATCGACGATGGACAAATCGTCATCTTAAAAGGGGTGAGTGGCAGTGGTAAAAGTACGCTACTTTCACTCATCGGCGGGCTAAGTAAACCCAGCGAAGGGGAGATTTTGATTCATGAGCAGAACATCGCTAAGTTGCCTGACATCATGAGCTCTGCCTTTCGTCATAAAGAGATTGGTTTTATCTTTCAGTCGTTCAACCTTTTAGAAGGTCTCAGCGTTTATCAGAACATTTTAGCCCCTTTGTCGTTGACGTCTTTGAGTAAAGAGGCGATCCATGAGAGCATAAATCGTGCGATGAGCCTTGCCAATATTGAACACAAAAAAGATCAAAAAGTGGGCAGTCTCAGTGGTGGTGAGAGACAACGTTGTGCGATTGCACGCGCTGTTGTCATGAACCCTGAAATCATCTTAGCCGATGAGCCAACGGCGAATTTGGACAAAGAAAATTCACTCATGTTCATTGAGATTTTGAAAAAATTTAAAGCGCTTCATAAAACGGTCATCATCGCCACACACGATATTTTGTTTGACGACCTTGAGTGCATCGACAGATACGTGCATATGCGCGATGGTGAGCTGGTGGAATGA
- a CDS encoding phosphate/phosphite/phosphonate ABC transporter substrate-binding protein, translated as MSFIRTFLILFVTFSFSSAQDLSNVPLRVGIAPHSSPRIIFESHQDLKLFLEAYFHRPVQIMTAKSFSEFSKKCNQGESYDMILTSPNLALLAQRLASYVPLMTYTKGLETIILSRSQDVLIKAPKPLRVAGQDPVSFATLCAEEWLESQGLHEDHDLNYVYYISASDSLATILVRDEVDLAIMSLPNYLKLTDELRSHVTILYHSPARPSRIFLAKESNGVSVEEWGKALSAFSKSPEGLKHLEATQLEAFKMLTPDALEDLNGIANKTLKRLDH; from the coding sequence ATGTCTTTTATTCGCACTTTTTTGATTCTTTTTGTAACATTTAGTTTTAGTTCAGCTCAAGATTTGAGTAATGTACCTCTTCGTGTTGGGATTGCGCCTCACTCCTCTCCAAGGATTATCTTTGAATCGCATCAAGATTTAAAACTCTTTTTAGAAGCGTATTTTCATAGACCTGTTCAAATTATGACAGCCAAAAGTTTTAGTGAGTTTTCTAAAAAATGCAATCAAGGTGAGTCGTATGATATGATTTTGACGTCTCCTAATTTAGCACTTTTGGCGCAAAGACTCGCTTCGTATGTGCCTTTGATGACTTATACGAAAGGGCTTGAAACGATTATTTTAAGTCGTTCTCAAGATGTGCTTATCAAAGCGCCAAAACCTTTAAGAGTCGCAGGACAAGATCCTGTTTCTTTTGCAACTCTTTGTGCAGAAGAGTGGCTTGAGAGTCAAGGTTTGCATGAAGATCATGATCTAAATTATGTCTATTATATTAGTGCATCGGATAGTTTGGCAACTATTTTGGTGAGGGACGAAGTGGATTTGGCGATTATGTCTTTGCCTAATTATTTAAAGCTCACGGATGAACTTCGATCCCACGTCACGATTTTGTACCATAGCCCTGCACGACCAAGTAGAATTTTTCTAGCAAAAGAGTCTAATGGTGTGAGCGTAGAAGAGTGGGGCAAAGCTTTGAGTGCATTTTCGAAGAGCCCTGAGGGTTTAAAACATTTGGAAGCGACACAATTAGAGGCATTTAAAATGCTCACGCCTGATGCATTAGAAGATTTAAACGGTATTGCCAACAAAACATTAAAGAGATTGGATCATTAA